TCGATTTTTTGTATTCCTTGCCCTAACTGCTGATGGCAGAAAAGGAAGGAATATATTATGAAAATTCGTAAAACAAGATCAGATAACCGTACTGTATATAAATATCAAAGTGTTGATGGATCTGTTTGTATATTAACAGCAGGGCATGATGGCGTTTCAGAATTAGATATAAAAAAACTACATTCATTAGATGATAGTGAAGTGAATCGTAATAACAACAATTTACGACCAAAACGAACTAAAGTAGAGAAAAAAATGATTGAAGAATGGAAACAAGAATTTATTAAGAAATTTAAGGAAAGACATGGATATGAACCTAATGAGCAAGATGTTAACTACTTTGTGGAAGAAGTTTTTCCACGGAACTATAACTTATCTATTGATAGTCAGTTGATTGATTTTGATAAATCAAAAATCGGATTACTTACTTCTGAAGAAGCCACTGAAGATTTTTATTGGTCGGATCGAATGCAGGAAGCTATGGATAAATTAACGGATAAACAGAAAGAGGTCATCAGTCTCGTGTTTGTAGATGGGTTAAAACAAAACGAAGTAGCAGAAAAATTAGGAATATCAGCTCCAGCAGTAAATAAGCATTTATCGAAGGCAAAAGATATCATCAAAAACAACTTATAAAAAATTTAGAGTGAGGTTAATTTCTCACTCTTTTTTGTTGCCTGTGATATGTAAGGGCAATAAGCTCTTAACAAATATGAAAGGAGATGTTCCAATGAAACATCAGGTTGTTATTAATGTGTCAAAACCGAGTGGTGAAAAGACTCAAGTATTAAAGGGAGCACAGCTAACATTACCAAAAAGATTTGTTCGTTGGTTGTTTGGTGAGTACACGCATGTATTCCTCATGAAGCCGGGACAAACAATTCATTCTGTTGATGTTAAAGAAGTAAGAAAAGGAGAAGAGTATGGCGAGAATGAAGTTGCTTAAAAAGGTAGTAGAGGATATGAAACAACTTACGATCAGTTTAGAGGAGTTTTGCCTTTCTTTTGAAAGTGATGACGCATCATCAGTTGTTGATAAAGGAGAAGAAACAATTAAGACCTCTGAGCCCAAACTAGACTTAGAAACCGTCAGAGGTATTCTAGCTGAAAAAAGTCGGTTAGGATTTACCAAGGAAATCAAGAGAATTTTATCGGAATTTGGTGTTAGTAAATTAGGTGATTTGAATCAATCTGATTATGCTGATTTACTTGAAAAAGTTGAGGTATTAAGCAATGACTAATCACGCATTATTATCAGCTTCAAGTTCACATCGATGGTTAACAGCGCCACCATTACCTAGGCTTGAAATGTACTTTGAAAACAAGGCAAGTCAAGCAGCTAATGATGGCACATTAGCTCATGCAATATCAGATAATAAAATTCGAAGAGCCTTAGGTATGGAATATAAATTAATTCCGCCAAAAGATCAGGAAATGGAAGAATATACAGATGATTACGTGAACTTCGTATTAGAACAAATTGAACGAGTTAAGCAACGAACTAAAGATCCGATCATTCTAATTGAACAGAAACTTGATTTTTCAGAGTATGTTCCAGATGGTTTCGGGACTGGAGATTGTGTCATAGTAGCGGATAAGATGATTCATGTTATTGATCTAAAAACAGGATTTTTAGAAGTGCCAGCTGTCGACAATCCGCAAATGAAACTCTATGCACTTGGTGCATTAAAGTTATACGATGCCCTGTATGACATTGATGAAGTTATCATGACCATTTTTCAACCGAGAAAATATAACATATCAACAGATTCTATTTCAGTAAAAGAATTGATGGAATGGGCAGAAACTGAACTAAAAGAAAAAGCAGAGATGGCATTTGAAGGAAAAGGTGTTGTTGAATACGGGCCATGGTGTCAATTTTCAACTTGTGGAGTTGTTCTTCGAGCAAGATATGACCATCATAAAAAATTAGATCGATTTCAGCTAAAATCACCTCATTTGCTAACTGATGCTGAAGTTGAAGAAGTACTTAGTCATGTGGATGATTTAACTAAATGGGCAAATGAGGTCAAGGAGTATGCGACTGAAGTAGCTGTAAAAAGTGGTAAATCATGGAATGGATATAAATTAGTAGCGAGTCGAACGGTTCGGAAATTTACGGATGAAGAAAAAGTTGCAGAGATTGCTAAAGCAAATGGATACGACAATATCTATAAGCAATCGCTTTTATCAATGACTGACCTACAAAAGTTAATGGGTAAAACAAAGTTTGAAGAATTATTTAAAACGCTGATTCGTAAACCTGTCGGAGCGCCAGTATTGGTTCCAGAAAGTGATAAGCGCAGAGCAATAAATCTTACACAAGCAAAAGATGAATTTATGGAGGTAAAATAACATGAAAGCAACAAAAGTAATCACAGGATTAAATACACGGTTATCCTATTTCAACGGTTGGGAACCGAAGTCGATTAATGGTGGGACTGAAAAGTATTCAGTATCTGTTCTCATTCCTAAAGATGACCTTGAAACATTAAAGAATATTGAACAAGCCATTGATGCAGCAATTGAAGAGGGGATTGCGAAATTTGGCGGTAAGAAACCTAATAAAGCAGCTATTAAAACACCGCTTCGTGATGGTGATATTGAACGGGATGATGAAGCATACAAAGGTTATTACTTCATTAATGCAAACTCACTTACAAAACCCGAGATTGTAGATATGAATGTTCAGCCAATTTTGGATCGTAATGAGGTTTATTCAGGATGTTATGCCCGTGTATCCTTATCGTTCTACGCATTTAATTCTAATGGTAACAAAGGAATTGCTTGTGGTTTGGGGAATATCCAAAAAGTTCGTGACGGAGAACCATTAAGTGGCCGTAGTAGTGCAAGTGATGATTTTGCTAGTATCGCTGATGATGATTTTTTAGCTTAGGAGGGATTATACAATGTTAGAATTACTCGTTTATATTGGACTAGTGGTATGGAATTGTATGGGATTATTCATGTTTTACACATCCATTCGAGATGATATTCGTAATGAAAAAGAGCGCAAGGAGAAAGAGTCATGATTATAGATTGTTTCATATTAATAACGATTGGTGCCCTAGTAATAGAATTTGTGGTTAAGCAACTATTGGATGTTTATCTATATGTGAGGGAACGTGTAAATGAGAAAATTAAACATTGATATCGAGACTTTTTCAAGTGTAAGCTTATCAAAATCAGGTGTTTATAAGTATGCAGAGAGTGAGGACTTTCAAGTCCTCCTTTTTTCCTATGCAGTTGACGATGGGGATGTTCAAGTAGTTGATTTAGCAAAAGGTGAAAGGTTACCATCAGGAATATTGGAGGATTTACAAGATGATTCTGTTTTAAAGTGGGCATTTAATGCACAGTTTGAAAGAGTATGTTTATCTCGATACTTAGGAATTCATTTAAACCCGTTATCTTGGCGATGTACGATGGTGTGGTCTGCTTATATGGGACTTCCATTATCACTTGAAGGTGTAGGTGCAGTACTTGGTCTTGAAGAACAAAAATTAAAAACAGGAAAAGATTTAATTCGATATTTTTGTGTACCATGTACGCCTACTAAATCAAACGGGCAAAGAACAAGAAACTATTTTTTTCATAATGAGGATAAATGGCGACAATTTAAAGCGTATAACAAGCGAGATGTGGAAGTTGAAATGGCGATTGCAAGAAAGTTAGATAAATTTCAAGTGCCCAACTTTATATGGGATGAGTATGTATTGGATCAAATAATAAACGACCGTGGTATTCAAATTGATAGTGAATTTGTTCAACAAGCCATTCAAATTGATGAACAGAATCGAACCTTACTTTTAGAAGAACAACAGCGCCTTACGCAGTTAGATAATCCAAACTCGGTAGTGCAACTATCCGAGTGGTTAACTAAACAAGGTATGGAAGTGACGAGTTTAGATAAAAAGTCAGTAAATGAATTGTTACAAATTGTAGAGGGAAAAGTGGCACAAGTCCTTTATTTAAGGCAGCAGCTTGCAAAATCATCAGTTAAAAAGTATCAAGCGATGCAGCTAGTTGCCTGTAAAGATAATCGATGTCGAGGTATGTTTCAATTTTTTGGAGCCAATCGTACGGGACGGTTTAGCGGTAGATTGGTTCAATTACAAAATCTTCCTCAAAATCATATGAAAGACTTAAAAGAAGCTAGAGAGCTTGTAAAACAAAGTGATATAGAAGCGTTAAGCATACTATATTATGACACCTCTAGAGTTTTATCTGAGTTAATCCGTACGGCATTTATTCCAAATGGCTTATTTTATGTGGTTGATTTTTCAGCGATTGAAGCTCGAGTAATTGCATGGCTCGCCAAGGAAACATGGCGAGAAAATCTGTTTAAAAAAGGCGGAGACATTTATTGTATGTCCGCTAGTCAAATGTTTGGTGTACCCGTTGAAAAACACGGGGTTAATGGCGAATTACGGCAAAAAGGTAAAATTGCCGAATTGGCCTGTGGTTACGGGGGATCAGTAGGCGCATTAACTGCGATGGGTGCACTTGAAATGGGTCTGAAACAAGAAGAACTTCAACCATTAGTGAATGCTTGGCGTGGTTCGAATCAAAAAATAGTGAAGTTGTGGTGGGCAGTTGATAAGTGTGTTAAAGCAACGGTTAAAGAGAGAAAGACGACCATAACGCATGGGATAACTTTTACTTATCAAAGTGGCATGTTGTTTATTACATTACCGAGTGGAAGAAGACTCACTTACATCAAGCCACGGATTGGAGAGAATAAATTCGGTGGAGAGTCTGTGACCTATGAAGGGATTGGTTCTACTAAAAAATGGGAACGTATCGAAAGTTACGGACCAAAATTTGTCGAAAATATTGTTCAAGCGATCGCAAGAGATATTTTAATGTATGCCATGATTAATTTAAAAGATTATTCGATTGTTGCTCATGTGCATGATGAGGTGATTATTGAAGCAAAAGATGCTTCTTTAGATGAAATTTGTCGAATCATGCGACAAGTACCACCGTGGGCAAATGGATTAATCTTAGATGCAGATGGTTATACCTGTGAATTCTATAAAAAAGATTAGGAGTGAGGTTAATTTCTCACTCTTTTTTGTTGCCTGTGATGTAAAGGGCGGTAAAAAATAAATAGTTTGGTACTTAACCACTCATTTTTAGTCCTTTATCTACTGAGAACTAAATCTCAAATAATAAAGGAGGTCATTGAAATGACGAAAATACAAATTTTTTCAAACAATGAATTTGGCACTGTAAGAACCGTAATGGTTGATGGGAATCCAATGTTTATTGGAAAAGATGTAGCAGAGATACTGGAGTACCGAAACGGTAGTCGAGATATCAACCGACATGTGGATAGAGAGGATAGACAAAAAATGATGATTTCTGACGGTAGTCAACTAAGAGAAACAGTAATAATCAACGAATCTGGTCTATATAGCTTAATTCTATCAAGTCATATGCCAAAGGCTAAGGCATTTAAGCGGTGGGTAACGACAGAGGTGCTACCATCCATTCGTAAGACTGGTGTGTATGCAATGGATTATTTGCTTGATAATCCGGACATCGCAATCGCAGCGTTTATCACACTGAAAAAAGAACGAGAACGTAATAAAACGCTGACGCATACCATTGACATTCAAAATCAACAAATTTGCGAACTGAAACCGAAAGCGAATTACTATGATGTCATTTTAAGCAGTACAGATGTCATTTCAATGAGTGTTTTATCAAAAGATTATGGTAAATCAGCACAGTGGATGAACAACAAGTTGCACGAATTAGGTATTCAATACAAACAAGGGAAGACATGGTTGCTATATCAAAAATATGCCTCTATGGGCTATACCGATACTAAAACACATTCTTACTCACGAGGTAATGGGAGCCAAGGGTCAAGTGTCCATACTTATTGGACTCAAAAAGGGCGTTTGTTTATCTACGATTTATTAAAAGAAAATTGCATTTTACCGTTAATGGAACAGGGGAACAAAACATTGTCAAAATCAACTAGTCAAGTAATGAAAGAAAAAGTGACGGAGTTTAAGCCCTTAGTCTATATCTGAGCACCGTATCGAGGTGATACAGAAAAACACATTCAAGATGCATTGTCGATGAATATTATCTTACTTGGAAAATATCAAGAAGTATGGGTATTTGGCAATCGTATCACAGAAGGCATGACAGAAGAATTAATAGTCGCAAAACGTAGACGACAACCAATTAGATATTTCAGTGAGGAGTGTGTAGAAATTGATGAAGATAGCGTATGGGAATAAACGAACAGATAAACTATGGAAAAATAGTGAAATTACTTGGGATGAATTTTGTGAGAGATTAAAAACACCCATCACGACAACTGAAAGTGTGTCAGAGTATCAGAAAATGTCTAAAAGCCAACAATCAGATATTAAGGATGTTGGTGGATTTGTAGCAGGACATTTAAAGGAAGGTAGACGTAAAAAGGGATACGTATTGAGTCGTTCGATGGTTACATTAGATATGGATTTTGGAACAGCAAATATTTGGGAAGAGTTAACGTTACTTTTTCCATACCGTTGTTTGCTATATTCAACCCATAGCCACCGAGTGGATAGTCCTCGGTATCGTTTAATCATTCCGCTAAGTCGTGATGTAAGTTCGGAAGAATACGGTGCAGTGGCACGCATGCTTGCTAAAGAGATTGGGATTGATTTATTCGATATTACTACCTATGACGTGGAACGTTTGATGTATTGGCCATCGGTGTCTAAAGACAGTGATTATCTATTTGAAGTACAAGATGGACCTTTACTCAACCCTGATGATGAACTCAAAAAGTATGATGATTGGGCAGATATGACAACATGGCCAGTGTCATCAAAAGAATCACAAGTCATTAAGAAAAATGCTATGACACAAAAAGACCCATTAACCAAAAAAGGTGTAGTAGGTGCGTTCTGTCGTACCTATACTATTACTGAAACTATTGAGAAGTTTTTAACGAATATCTATCAACCATCAACCGTTCCTAATCGTTATGATCATATCGGTTCAACATCGAGTGCGGGTGTGGTGGTGTATGATGATAAGTTCGTTTACAGCCATCATGCCAGTGACCCAGCTAGTGGTAAGCTACTAAACGCTTTTGACTTAGTGCGTGTCCATAAGTTTGGTGATGAAGATAAAAAGGAAATGTGGGAGTTTGCTAGTCTAGACGTTGCGGTTAAACGGACACTCTTAGAAGAAAGAAAGCAACAAGCGATTCTTGATTTTAAGAGTGATGATGATTGGCAAAAAAGGTTAACCTATCATCAGAAAACAGGTATTGTTGAAAACACACTTCGTAATTTGATGTTGATTTTAGAAAATGACGACAACCTAAAGTCATTGGTTTTTAATCAATTATTAGATGGTATGGAGATAAAAGGAATTGTACCTTGGAAACATCCATCTAAATATTGGAGAGATGCCGATGACGCACAGTTAATTTCTTATGTTGATTTAACCTATGGCACATTTTCTAGTCGTAATTATGAAATTGCTGTAACCAAAGTGACTGATGATCGCAGTTATCATCCCATTCGTGAGTATTTAGATGCGCTTCCTGAATGGGATAAAGTACAACGAGTAGATACTTTATTAATTGATTACCTTGGTGCGCCTGATAACGAATATGTACGAGCTGTAACACGAAAAATGTTATGTGCTGCTGTGAAACGAGTTCAACAACCTGGGTGCAAATTTGACACGATGCTAGTATTAAATGGTCCTCAAGGAGTGGGTAAATCAACCTTAATCTCCAAATTGGCCGGTGAGTGGTTTTCTGATAGTTTACATTTGTCGGATACTAAGGACAAAACCGCCGCAGAGAAATTACAAGGGTATTGGATATTAGAAATCGGGGAATTGGCAGGACTTCGAAAAGCAGAAGTGGAAACACTACGTTCGTTTTTATCCAGACAAAATGATGTCTATCGTGCTGCTTTTGGCAGACGTGCCACACAACACCCACGGCAGTGTATTTTTATAGGGACAACGAACGCTGAAACAGGATATTTACGTGATACAACAGGGAATAGACGATTTTGGCCAGTACACGTGAATGGCAAAGGCAATAAGCAATCGTGGGAATTAACCAGTGAGCTAGTGTCGCAAATATGGTCAGAAGTTAAAAGCTATGTAATGTCTGGAGAAAAACTTTACCTTGATGATAAACAAGTCTTGATGGCAAAAGAAGAACAGCGTGAAGCCATGGAAGCAGATGAACGTGAAGGCTTAGTGAAAGATTATCTTGATTTGTATTTACCTGAAAATTGGCATACTATGAGCCTTTATGAGCGTAGAAATTATATTAGTGGAGAATTTGAATTCGGTGATGTGAACAATAAAGGTGTTCTCGTGCGTGATTCTGTTTGTACGTTAGAAATTTGGTGTGAATGTTTTGGTAAAGAGCGTGCCAATATTAAACGTTCCGATTCAAATGATATCATCTCCATTTTAGTAAAACTAGGTTGGATTCGTGAACATCAGAAGAAGCGTTTCGCAATTTATGGACCACAATATTATTATGTACCTAAGTAGTGTTCTTGAGAGCGTTCCAAGAAAAATGTGCATTTTAAAAATATTAGGTACACAGTTAGCAAACGTATCGTACCTAAGTTTTAGTTATAGGAACATTTCATAGGCACGTCAGTGAAAAGTTATCGTATCAGGCTTTTTACTGGTTAGTGTTCCTATGTTCTTATTATTATAAATAATATAAATATATAAGAAATAGAGAGATAGATACAGTATATACACGTATATAAACTATATAGAGAAAATTTGAGAGGAATTAGCACAGTGAGAGAAAAACAAATCGAACAAAAATTAGTAATTGAAGTGAAAAAATCAGATGGATTGTGTTTCAAGCTAACAGGGATGATTGGTATTCCTGATCGGATGGTATTAATGCCTCATGGAAAGATAGGCTTTGTAGAAGTAAAGGCTCTTGGTAAAAAGCCGAGAGCTATCCAAGTTAAGCGAATCACACTGTTGAGAGGTTTAGGGTTTAAGTGCTTCGTACTTGATGATGTGGCAAAGATTGGAGGGATTATCCATGAAATACAATCCACATAAGTATCAACAGTTTGCGTATGAATTTATTTTAAAGAACGATGTGTCAGCGTTATTGCTTGATTGCGGACTTGGAAAAAGTATTATCACTTTAACAGCTATTGATGAGTTAATGCTTGATTATTTTGAAGTATCAAAAGTATTAGTTATTGCACCACTTCGTGTAGCGAGTGCGACATGGCCAAGTGAAATTGATAAATGGTCACACTTAAAGCATTTAACTTATTCAGTCGTAATTGGTAGTGAGAAAGAACGACAACAAGCACTAAGTCAAAAAGCCCATATCTATATCATCAATCGTGAGAATGTGGATTGGTTAGTAAACAAGAGTAATCATAGGTTTGACTTTGACATGGTTGTTATTGATGAAATGAGTTCCTTCAAATCATACAGTTCGAAACGTGTAAAATCACTGTTGAAAGTAAGGCCGTATATCAAACGTATTGTTGGATTGACTGGTACACCAAGTAGTAATGGTTTAATGGACTTATGGGCTCAGTTTAGAATACTGGATTTTGGAGAAAGACTGGGGCGCTATATCAGTCACTATCGGAATAATTATTTTATCCCAGATAAACGAAATGGCGCAATTATTTTTAGTTATAAGCCGCAAGTCGATGCAGAGGAACGAATCTATACAGCAATCGAAGATATTACGATTTCCATGAAAGCGAAAGATTATCTCCAACTACCAGAGTGTGTGATGAATGAAGTGGTTGTTCGTCTTGATGATAAAGAACAAAAAATATATGACACCTTAAAACAAGAAATGATTACCACAGTCAAAGGTGTTGAAATAGATGCTGTGAATGCCGCAAGCTTATCGAATAAACTGTTACAAATGGCGAATGGCACAGTATATGACGAAAATAAAGTAATGCATACCATTCACGATAAAAAGTTGGATGCGCTAGAAGATTTAATTGAATCTGCCAATGGAAAACCTGTGTTAGCGGCTTATTGGTTTCAAAGTGATCGTGACAGAATCATGAAACGTTTTGATGTGCGAGAAATTAAAACCGCTCAAGATATTGCGGATTGGAATGATGGTAAAATATCTGTTGCTTTAATTCATCCAGCAAGTGCAGGTCATGGACTTAATTTACAACAAGGTGGGTCGACATTGATTTGGTATTCACTCACTTGGTCATTGGAGTTGTACCAACAAACGAATGCACGGCTTTATCGCCAAGGACAACAAGATACAGTCGTTATCCATCATATCTTGACGAAAAGGACAATTGACTTTGATGTGATGAAAGCATTAAAACAAAAAGATAAAATACAAACGGCACTAATGAACGCAGTTAAAGCAAATCTTGAGTAGGAGTTCTAAAGAGAACTTATCTCAGTAACATCGGAGGTAAGACATGAAAGCGAAAGATTTTTTTATAATGATAAAACAACTTGAAAACCAAATCGAATCAAAACAGTATATGGCACAAACCTATCGTACATTAGCTGAGGGCGTAAGGTCTCCTGTATATTCTGACATGCCAAACAGTCCAAATCGTCAACTAGAGCCGATGGCTGCAGCATTAATGAAAGCAGTCGAGATTGAAGAAGAAATAAAATCGCTAGAATATGAATTGACTCAAAAGAAAGCAGATGTGATTGATTTGATTTCTAAACTGGAAAAGGATCATCAAATTGTATTGATTAAAAGGTACTTTGAAAAGAAATCTTGGGGAGAAATTGCAGCAAGTATGTATTACACAGAGCGCTGGATTTATAAGATGCATGGCACTGCATTGAAAAAACTTGATGAATTGTTCAGTCGAGTTCAGTTGAGTTCATGTTAGTTCAGTAGTATTCAGTTCTTATGTTGTGGTATTATATAATCAGAAAAAATATAAAGATTGTCATACAAACAATCATTTTATAAAACGAACTTAATTACAGGGATGATTGTTTAATGATAATCATTAGTTTAAAAGTGGCCAGAGTTAATGCAAACTTGCCGTTGATTGAGGCGTTGAATCAATTAAGTATAATTAACGATACCTTATGTCGATATGAAAAAGATTCAACGCAAATTCCAATATCGCTGATGAATAAAACGGTTGTGTTATATAATATACCAATTGAAAATATATTTTGGCAAGATGTCAGAGTTCAATAAGACTCGGTAGTTTCATACTACTGGGTCTTTTCATATGGAGGGAATTAAGATGCCAGTAAAACCAAAACGACCGTGCTCTTATCCAATGTGTCCAAACTTAACGTACGGACGATTTTGTGATGAGCACCAAAGACAAGAAAACAAACGCTATGAGAAGTACGAGCGTAATCCAATGGTGCGCAAAAGATACAACGGTCAGTGGCGAAAGATACGTGCAAGGTATGTCAAAACACATCCATACTGTGAAGTATGTTTTAAAGACGGACGAATGAAAGCAGTAGAAGAAGTCCATCACATTAAGCCGTTATCTAAAAGTGGCACACATGATGAACATAATTTAATTTCGCTTTGTCAAAGTTGTCATGCACGCATTCATGCCAAAGATGGAAGTCGTTGGCATAAATAGGGGGAGGGGCGGTCAAATTCTCTACGAACCCATCCTTGGATAACGGGTGCCACCCGTCACGCACAAAAACGGCTATTCAAACAAGGTATATAAAACTGAAGGAGGAACATATGGCAAAAGATGGGACAAATCGTGGTGGAAAGCGTCGAAATACTGGGCCAAAACCAAAAGCAGCTATAGATAAAATTCAAAAAGGACAAACGGTAAAAGTGATACCAAACGATATTATAGAACTTGATGTTCATGAATTGGATGCCGTTGACTTACCAGAAGGGGTTTTACTTGAAGGGAACGCGATGCCAAAGCCGAGTGATTATTTATCAGCGAATCAGAAGAACGGTTTGCCACTTGGTGCTGATGTGATTTATGCTGAAATTTGGTTATGGCTTAAAGAACGCAATTGTGACAAGCTAGTGAATAAACGGGTGATTGAATCCTATGCACAAGCATTAGCGAGACATATCCAATGTGAAGAAGCTATGAGTAGTTATGGCTTGCTTGGTAAACATCCAACGACAGGAGCAGTGGTGACATCCCCCTTTGTGCAGATGTCGATTCAATTTCAAAAACAGGCAAATTTGTTATGGTATGAAATTTACGATATTGTCAAACAAAACTGTACAGAAGTATTTGAAGATACCGGAAATGACATGATGGAGCAATTACTACGCTCTAGGAAAGGATTATAAAAAATGATTGAAAAAGTAAACCCACAACACCCCGATAAAATTGCTGATCGTATTGCTGGGGCAATTGTTGACTTAGCCTATACAAAGGAAGATGAGCCAAAGATTGCAATTGAGGTATTGATTGGACATGGTAAGTGTCATGTCATTATCGAAACCACAGTCTCTCTAAAGAAAAAAGAGATCATCCCAATTATTGAACGCATTGCTGGAAAAATGACATCTGATATCACTATTGAAAAACAAGATGTCCATTTAGCAAATAATCAAAAAAAGAAAATGCGATGTGGCGATAATGGTATCTTTAAGGGTGTTCCACTCACAGATGAACAGAAACGACTATCAGATATTGCGAGAAACATTTATAGACAATACCCATTTGATGGTAAATACATTTTAGACGGTGAAAAACTGATTATTTGTCAAAGTAATGCTTATACGCAGTTTTTACAAAGTCAATTTCCCAATGCACTTATCAATCCACTAGGCAATTGGACAGGTGGTACGGATGTGGACACTGGTGCTACTAACCGTAAGCTAGGCAGTGATATGGCAGATTCATTAACAGGTGGTGGTTTACATGGTAAAGATTTATCGAAAGCAGATGTATCGGTCAATATTTATGCCTTTTTAAGAGCACAACAGGTAAATGAACCTGTGATGTTTTCGTGTGCTATTGGCGATGAAACAATTGACGGTATACCGTATGAGGATATTGTCAACATCGCAAAAGAATATGTAGACTCCATTGGCGGTTTTGAAAAACTAGCCGAATGGGGTCTTTTTTAGAGGTGTGAGATGAACAAAGAAGCAACAACCTATTATTTAGCCAATATTAACGACCTTATACCTTATGTGAACAATGCAAGGACGCATTCAGATACTCAAATCGCACAAATTGCTTCCAGCATAAAAGAGTTTGGGTTTCTTAATCCAATTATTGTATCACGTGATCACACAATTCTCTGTGGACACGGTCGTTATTATGCCGCACAAAAGTTAGGTCTTGAAAAAATACCCTGTATCAAAGAGGAACATCTAACGGAAGCACAAAAGAAAGCCTATATTATCGCAGATAATAAACTAGCACTTAACGCTGGGTGGGATAATGACCTGTTAACCATTGAGTTATCTGAATTACAAGGTTTAGACTTTGATTTAGACTTACTTGGATTT
The genomic region above belongs to Aerococcaceae bacterium zg-1292 and contains:
- a CDS encoding terminase, with translation MAKDGTNRGGKRRNTGPKPKAAIDKIQKGQTVKVIPNDIIELDVHELDAVDLPEGVLLEGNAMPKPSDYLSANQKNGLPLGADVIYAEIWLWLKERNCDKLVNKRVIESYAQALARHIQCEEAMSSYGLLGKHPTTGAVVTSPFVQMSIQFQKQANLLWYEIYDIVKQNCTEVFEDTGNDMMEQLLRSRKGL
- a CDS encoding S-adenosylmethionine synthetase produces the protein MIEKVNPQHPDKIADRIAGAIVDLAYTKEDEPKIAIEVLIGHGKCHVIIETTVSLKKKEIIPIIERIAGKMTSDITIEKQDVHLANNQKKKMRCGDNGIFKGVPLTDEQKRLSDIARNIYRQYPFDGKYILDGEKLIICQSNAYTQFLQSQFPNALINPLGNWTGGTDVDTGATNRKLGSDMADSLTGGGLHGKDLSKADVSVNIYAFLRAQQVNEPVMFSCAIGDETIDGIPYEDIVNIAKEYVDSIGGFEKLAEWGLF